A genomic stretch from uncultured Fibrobacter sp. includes:
- a CDS encoding WYL domain-containing protein, with translation MATGYEKINAIKNKLKVKQTVNDLARLMGCGPRTIFRHLEVISEENCGLRKFKENGETFYIIQTDKEANFNQEVVKQLEKIKKNLPANAAPEIKTVKLLDKVIKTMQTTNPEDFKPDAISTDPDYVLDYGPFSDDKLQDTMVNRVLKAIHEGFAIKIQYSHATDHSGVAEETKEVNPVKVIMRVDTLYLIAGEEDEKGNQTFKNYLFEQIKNVQETNHAMPKFVFDAAMHYKYAFGKYTGTGKPEDISLEIRNKWLQTQFERSHFNPEISKRYDKNKNMIVDMKLRITPDFKTWLMGVAGDVRILKPASLKEDVKQLLKKALAEMDA, from the coding sequence ATGGCTACCGGTTACGAAAAAATTAACGCAATTAAAAACAAGCTGAAAGTCAAGCAGACGGTGAATGACTTGGCTCGTCTGATGGGTTGTGGTCCGCGTACCATTTTCCGCCATTTGGAAGTGATTAGCGAAGAAAATTGTGGCCTCCGTAAGTTCAAGGAAAACGGTGAAACCTTCTACATTATCCAGACCGATAAAGAAGCGAATTTTAATCAAGAAGTCGTAAAGCAGCTTGAAAAAATCAAGAAGAACTTGCCTGCAAATGCCGCCCCTGAAATCAAGACGGTCAAGCTTTTGGATAAAGTCATCAAGACTATGCAGACGACGAATCCTGAAGACTTTAAGCCCGATGCGATTTCGACGGACCCGGACTATGTGCTTGATTACGGCCCGTTCAGCGACGACAAGTTGCAAGATACCATGGTGAATCGTGTGCTCAAGGCCATTCACGAAGGTTTTGCAATCAAGATCCAGTATAGCCATGCCACGGACCATTCCGGAGTTGCTGAAGAAACCAAGGAAGTGAACCCGGTCAAGGTGATTATGCGCGTGGATACCTTGTACCTGATTGCTGGCGAAGAAGACGAAAAGGGTAATCAGACTTTCAAGAATTACCTTTTTGAACAGATCAAGAATGTGCAAGAAACAAACCATGCCATGCCTAAGTTTGTTTTTGATGCAGCCATGCATTACAAGTACGCATTTGGCAAGTATACAGGCACGGGCAAACCCGAAGACATTTCGCTTGAAATTCGTAATAAGTGGTTGCAAACGCAGTTTGAACGTTCGCATTTCAATCCTGAAATTTCCAAGCGCTACGACAAGAACAAAAATATGATCGTGGACATGAAGCTTCGCATTACGCCGGATTTCAAGACCTGGTTGATGGGCGTTGCGGGCGATGTTCGCATTTTGAAACCGGCTTCGCTTAAAGAAGACGTAAAACAGTTGTTGAAAAAGGCTCTCGCTGAGATGGATGCCTAA
- a CDS encoding M15 family metallopeptidase produces the protein MAFAHETDSLFVPPKPEKPLRYCSSVKKWIAFATADSNMVEITRLKGVRMDLRYATFENVTGHDLYCGVQRAFVHKDAAAKLRKAVKIMEREMPGSELVIFDASRPLYAQEALRKTVRGTPYSAYVSSPATGGLHNFGLALDLSITDADGNLLDMGTDFDSFERCAGEVGEAEALKSGRLTQQQVDNRNKLRKIMRGAGWVPLGSEWWHFNAYPSKYVRENYPKFPL, from the coding sequence ATGGCTTTTGCCCATGAGACGGATTCTCTATTTGTTCCGCCGAAGCCCGAAAAGCCCTTGCGCTATTGCAGCTCCGTCAAGAAGTGGATCGCTTTTGCGACGGCTGATTCCAACATGGTCGAAATCACGCGCCTGAAGGGCGTGCGCATGGACTTGCGTTACGCCACCTTCGAGAATGTAACGGGGCACGATTTGTATTGTGGCGTGCAGCGCGCTTTTGTGCATAAGGATGCTGCAGCAAAACTCCGCAAGGCCGTGAAGATTATGGAACGCGAAATGCCGGGCTCTGAACTTGTGATTTTTGACGCCTCGCGGCCGTTGTATGCGCAAGAGGCTTTGCGGAAGACCGTGCGCGGTACGCCTTATTCGGCCTACGTGTCTTCGCCGGCCACGGGCGGGCTCCATAACTTTGGCTTGGCGCTGGATTTGAGCATTACCGATGCCGATGGCAACTTGCTTGACATGGGCACGGACTTTGATTCGTTTGAACGCTGCGCGGGCGAAGTCGGCGAAGCGGAAGCTTTAAAGAGCGGCAGGCTTACGCAGCAGCAAGTGGATAACCGCAACAAGCTTCGCAAGATCATGCGCGGGGCGGGCTGGGTTCCGCTCGGCAGCGAGTGGTGGCATTTTAACGCTTACCCCAGCAAGTACGTTCGCGAGAACTATCCGAAGTTCCCGCTGTAA
- a CDS encoding carbohydrate-binding domain-containing protein, translated as MNKNAKMRVGLALPVALLMAANSWGATKSVSYIDEDGKEKTHDCTVLDTNTNISSLSSGGWYVVEGSLSYTSQLKSSGNLYFILADGASLNVSGSKTNLIEATNVTIYGQREQTGSMNLNQSGKKDGILSISFDPDGRAFYVSSLTVNGGIINATTSGTDAICATHDVTINGGSVYAVTTGGSSYHGIKSGCSLASSGTITLGWRNLTDNIYVSSYSGSVSVVSGKALKDESANKYEGTLTSSAIKGKLLMPYAPVVFVGDKAIIDGNYSGSATVNIPEAIEVGSIEYQREFDNRGLPATTILPFTLPDNATFNAKFYGLRTVVQDGCQWRAKMKYIGDGNRPAANTPYIVVVKAGDTSLNIDLKGDKATFQTSGNNEVWGESGNWLFAGNYSYRTWKDDANVNLYYALFGEGDLQGKFGKVSTSSTAPAMRAYFRKKDADVKIVCSSPSPRPAAFGESAIISDIPEIIDVELIDDDEDGEHTTFVGRMNTRTGELFQMKRDYDLKGRKLNGAPTARGAYYGKKVIKK; from the coding sequence ATGAATAAAAATGCAAAAATGAGGGTGGGACTGGCTTTGCCTGTTGCCCTGTTGATGGCTGCGAATAGCTGGGGTGCGACTAAATCTGTATCCTACATTGATGAGGATGGAAAGGAAAAAACGCATGATTGCACCGTATTAGATACTAATACGAATATTAGTAGTTTATCTTCTGGTGGTTGGTATGTGGTTGAAGGTAGCCTAAGCTATACAAGTCAGCTGAAGTCAAGCGGAAACCTCTATTTTATCCTTGCCGATGGCGCATCACTAAATGTGAGTGGTAGCAAAACAAATCTCATTGAGGCTACTAATGTCACGATTTATGGACAAAGGGAACAGACTGGTTCGATGAATCTTAACCAGTCCGGAAAAAAAGATGGCATTCTTTCTATTTCGTTTGATCCTGATGGAAGGGCTTTTTACGTTAGTAGTCTAACGGTCAATGGTGGCATAATTAATGCAACCACTAGTGGTACAGATGCTATCTGTGCTACTCATGACGTTACCATTAATGGTGGTTCAGTTTATGCAGTGACCACTGGTGGAAGTAGTTATCATGGTATTAAATCTGGCTGTAGTTTAGCTAGTTCCGGTACTATAACTCTTGGTTGGAGAAATCTTACGGATAATATTTATGTCAGTAGTTACTCTGGCTCTGTTTCTGTAGTTTCGGGTAAGGCACTTAAAGATGAATCCGCTAATAAATACGAAGGTACGTTAACATCTTCAGCTATTAAGGGTAAACTGTTGATGCCTTATGCTCCTGTTGTGTTTGTTGGTGATAAGGCCATTATTGATGGTAACTATAGTGGTTCGGCTACTGTAAATATTCCCGAAGCTATTGAAGTTGGCTCTATTGAATATCAACGCGAATTTGACAACAGGGGCCTTCCTGCGACAACGATATTGCCCTTTACCTTGCCTGACAATGCGACATTTAATGCGAAGTTCTATGGTTTAAGAACTGTCGTGCAGGATGGTTGCCAGTGGAGGGCGAAAATGAAATATATTGGTGACGGAAATCGTCCTGCAGCAAATACGCCTTATATAGTTGTAGTGAAAGCAGGTGATACAAGTTTGAATATTGATTTGAAAGGTGATAAGGCTACTTTCCAAACGAGTGGAAACAATGAAGTTTGGGGGGAATCAGGAAATTGGCTTTTTGCGGGTAATTATTCATACAGAACGTGGAAAGACGATGCCAATGTAAACCTTTATTACGCCCTGTTTGGAGAAGGCGATTTGCAAGGTAAGTTTGGAAAGGTTTCAACCTCTTCTACGGCTCCGGCAATGCGTGCGTACTTCCGTAAAAAAGATGCCGATGTTAAAATTGTTTGCTCTAGTCCAAGTCCTCGTCCTGCCGCGTTTGGTGAATCCGCAATTATTTCTGATATCCCGGAAATAATAGATGTTGAACTGATTGATGATGATGAAGATGGTGAACACACAACATTTGTGGGGCGCATGAATACCCGCACTGGCGAGTTGTTCCAGATGAAACGTGACTATGACTTGAAGGGTCGCAAATTGAATGGCGCACCCACGGCTCGTGGTGCATACTATGGCAAAAAGGTCATTAAAAAGTAG
- a CDS encoding nitrilase-related carbon-nitrogen hydrolase: protein MLDIYLVQMEVAPNDKAKNFAKVRELTANVHKEPNDPVPGLIILPEMFATGYLPLHPESAAEDFSTKDSGETAQLLYELANQTGCYVMGAGIAFSSSKLLNHSSVYAPGNAKEFAHYDKRRPFFMEQPKFNAGEKVNLFEIQNWNVAATICFDLRFPELYRDATKAGARLITVQAAWPVERIAHWRTLLQARAIEDQVYIAAVNTAVYGGNSMIVSPKGEIMAETDDKSECIVHARIESAPQEEYRKKFPVLRDIL, encoded by the coding sequence ATGCTCGATATTTACTTGGTACAAATGGAAGTCGCCCCGAACGACAAGGCAAAAAACTTCGCCAAAGTACGCGAATTGACCGCAAATGTCCATAAAGAGCCGAACGATCCCGTACCCGGTTTAATCATATTACCCGAAATGTTTGCCACAGGCTACCTGCCCCTGCACCCCGAATCTGCCGCCGAAGACTTCTCGACCAAGGATTCCGGCGAAACCGCCCAGCTTTTATATGAACTAGCGAACCAAACCGGTTGCTATGTCATGGGCGCAGGCATCGCATTTTCGAGCAGCAAGCTTTTGAACCACAGCAGCGTCTACGCCCCCGGCAACGCAAAAGAATTCGCCCACTACGACAAGCGCCGTCCCTTCTTTATGGAACAGCCCAAATTCAACGCCGGCGAAAAAGTTAATTTGTTTGAAATTCAGAATTGGAACGTCGCCGCGACCATCTGTTTTGACTTGCGATTCCCGGAGCTCTATCGCGACGCCACCAAAGCGGGCGCAAGACTCATCACGGTTCAAGCCGCATGGCCCGTAGAACGAATCGCCCACTGGAGAACCCTTCTGCAGGCCCGCGCCATCGAAGACCAGGTGTACATCGCAGCCGTAAACACCGCTGTCTACGGCGGAAACTCAATGATTGTAAGCCCTAAAGGCGAAATCATGGCAGAAACCGACGACAAAAGCGAATGCATCGTGCATGCACGCATTGAATCGGCACCGCAAGAAGAATATCGCAAAAAATTCCCTGTTTTAAGGGACATTTTATAA
- a CDS encoding carboxypeptidase-like regulatory domain-containing protein gives MRIRSLFVFVLLFAAAVFAATPTLIVGVVLESETDLPIKNATITYVSGKKLGETDADGRFELTADSKNAVLIFKKDGFDSVQVELQDFADLFDMVITMQTTADVRNLGTSTVIGGGGDKVQWNFERKVNLDKLEDAAGMRFDVTEHLSQMPGISGQKDFSSALYYEGSRASDVAYHLGRLRVPNMRHLDVGFPGNLSVINPHILSAIEIHDHYGEGPIGQGLATSVQYIPEQTKGDWGLRGTAGIALQEVVVDAPWLFWDSFRFSFRRLDDEMLKNMGEKFFSEFRKDRSGECSGSDCNVKTSDPYDLTAFDVYAQFNGSDSSGNTWALRTLYSSDEYSVHQDTATSYNEVNSIDIIEGKQQYLVVGAEYNSRFGTSVHAGVVREVLGDTLRDTKGFRNTANSKEAATYIDGYEQTHTTLTAGADKNFKGSILGSKLSWALLYEHHFVERSYQDYGGSLSDDFNAGVWSGAGRMNWQSDFSQKILSVGAVTDLGEREAAPTASFDFDQNLSKVDTAFWRLIANAAYRSDWKPYYDDGELTGRLESGVSGKLGLGYNSKYLIAQGSGFGRYYPDPLLPMPKAFAQYEDVTPIDYAWVAGASATMELKTSHHFSMATNVSSVYGEYELDGGKSLPWEANSRLDILSHFRYYPRKDSILSFIITHHAALHRPLYYYEITPSNAMDRSNGTRRLKDFNDYTDMFRTDARVNLDLIGKNNSFFRTARFFVEVDNIFANLDVSALKFLGSENARERSWVTRDNNDDITDGYDLVPFIAKGMGLYVQFGVEVQLGI, from the coding sequence ATGAGAATTCGTTCCCTGTTTGTTTTTGTACTGCTTTTTGCAGCTGCCGTGTTTGCCGCGACCCCGACCTTGATTGTGGGTGTGGTTCTGGAATCCGAAACCGATTTGCCTATCAAGAATGCAACGATTACCTATGTCTCGGGTAAGAAGCTTGGTGAAACGGATGCTGACGGTCGATTTGAATTGACTGCCGATTCCAAGAACGCCGTGCTTATCTTTAAAAAAGATGGCTTCGATAGCGTGCAGGTGGAACTGCAAGATTTCGCGGATTTGTTCGACATGGTGATCACCATGCAGACGACCGCCGACGTGCGCAACCTGGGTACAAGCACCGTGATTGGTGGCGGTGGCGACAAGGTACAGTGGAACTTTGAACGCAAGGTGAATCTCGACAAACTCGAAGATGCTGCCGGTATGCGTTTTGACGTGACGGAACATCTGAGCCAGATGCCGGGTATTTCGGGACAGAAAGACTTTAGCAGTGCGCTTTACTACGAAGGCTCCCGTGCAAGCGACGTGGCTTACCACTTGGGCAGACTTCGCGTGCCGAATATGCGCCACCTGGATGTGGGCTTCCCGGGTAACCTTTCGGTGATTAACCCGCATATCTTGAGCGCGATTGAAATTCATGACCATTATGGCGAAGGCCCGATTGGTCAGGGCCTTGCGACTTCGGTGCAGTACATCCCCGAACAGACTAAGGGTGATTGGGGCCTGCGAGGCACTGCTGGCATTGCCTTGCAAGAAGTGGTGGTCGACGCCCCGTGGCTTTTCTGGGACAGCTTCAGGTTCTCTTTCCGCAGACTTGACGATGAAATGCTCAAGAACATGGGCGAAAAGTTCTTTAGCGAATTCCGCAAGGATCGCAGCGGGGAATGCTCGGGTAGCGATTGTAACGTGAAGACCTCTGACCCGTATGACCTGACTGCCTTTGACGTGTACGCCCAGTTTAATGGTTCTGACAGCAGTGGCAACACTTGGGCCTTGCGTACCTTGTACAGCTCTGACGAGTATAGCGTGCACCAGGATACCGCGACCTCTTATAACGAGGTGAACTCGATTGACATTATCGAAGGTAAACAGCAGTACTTGGTGGTGGGCGCTGAATACAATTCCCGCTTCGGTACCTCTGTGCATGCCGGCGTGGTGCGCGAAGTGCTGGGCGATACGCTCCGCGATACTAAGGGATTCCGCAATACGGCAAACTCCAAGGAAGCGGCGACCTACATCGATGGCTACGAACAGACCCATACGACTTTGACGGCCGGTGCCGACAAGAACTTCAAGGGTTCTATCTTGGGTTCCAAGTTGAGCTGGGCCTTGCTCTATGAACACCACTTTGTGGAACGCAGCTACCAGGACTATGGTGGCTCGCTTTCGGATGACTTTAATGCTGGCGTTTGGTCGGGTGCTGGCCGCATGAACTGGCAGAGCGACTTTTCGCAGAAGATTCTGTCTGTGGGTGCGGTGACCGATCTGGGCGAACGCGAAGCGGCGCCGACCGCCTCGTTCGACTTTGACCAGAACCTTTCGAAGGTCGATACGGCCTTCTGGCGTTTGATTGCAAATGCCGCTTACCGTAGCGACTGGAAGCCTTACTATGACGATGGCGAACTGACGGGGCGCTTGGAATCGGGCGTATCCGGCAAGCTCGGCTTGGGCTACAATTCCAAGTACTTGATTGCGCAGGGTTCCGGCTTTGGCCGTTATTACCCGGATCCGCTGCTCCCGATGCCCAAGGCATTTGCACAGTACGAAGACGTGACTCCGATTGACTACGCTTGGGTGGCGGGCGCCTCTGCCACCATGGAACTCAAGACCTCGCATCATTTCTCGATGGCGACAAACGTGAGCTCCGTGTACGGTGAATACGAACTTGATGGTGGCAAGTCGCTCCCGTGGGAAGCGAACTCTCGTCTGGATATTCTTTCTCACTTCCGTTATTATCCGCGTAAGGATTCGATTCTTTCATTCATCATTACGCACCATGCGGCATTGCACCGTCCGCTGTACTACTACGAGATTACGCCCTCTAACGCCATGGACCGTAGCAATGGAACTCGCCGCCTTAAGGATTTCAATGACTATACGGACATGTTCCGCACGGATGCCCGCGTGAACCTTGACTTGATCGGCAAGAACAATAGCTTCTTCAGGACGGCAAGATTCTTCGTGGAAGTGGACAACATCTTTGCTAACTTGGACGTGAGTGCGCTTAAGTTCTTGGGTAGCGAAAACGCCCGCGAACGTTCTTGGGTGACTCGCGACAATAACGATGACATTACCGATGGCTACGACCTGGTGCCGTTCATTGCCAAGGGCATGGGCCTGTACGTGCAATTCGGCGTCGAAGTTCAATTGGGAATTTAG
- the priA gene encoding primosomal protein N', translating into MTKRIPKLSAPEEVHQKLKSELLTDFCEVYIPMAPDVYTYGVPAGISLVRGDVVWVQFATRKKPALAVVSKVHQDRPKFDVRPAYPHQSGYRFSERYMEMLEWTARYYISTPMKALFVFWPSDFEKYLDALAFAKGEASPSHEPQGSPATPSAGSHPATPPNAPALTLEQTNAFNTLCEELNKTGFRGVLLHGVTGSGKTRVYQELAREALKQNKKVLILVPEIGLTPQTLKRFEDFLQVPIVVLHSALSAPKKREGYVSILKGDAQVVLGTRSAILAPFDFDLVILDEEHDTSFKQQDPAPRYHTREMAFHLAYKYGALVVLGSATPCLETFYNAQAKNLKIVSLKERATQAPLPKVQIVDMGKMRQQKGILLSPTLREALTDCIERGDQAIILMNRRGFSKMRVCTECGETLYCKHCHIPLVYHKQYRSLMCHYCAALYPVNTPCSACGAETYEFVGGAIEMLEEEIAEWIPNAKVIRMDRDTTQNVGASEKILDAFRNREYNILIGTQMVAKGHDFPGVQLVGVVGADSGLGIPDFRSTERLFQLLSQTAGRAGRAGGEGQVLIQTLKPSEPIMKFAVNHDFNGFANKEMEDRRAAFYPPFCKLVEISCGSRDEDLLRHTVERLEALLRANKNLMVLGPVDAFVPVVQNVHWAKLYIKTQDLAPVRKILHPIINAPKPWVQNVEIKVEIE; encoded by the coding sequence GTGACAAAACGAATCCCAAAACTTAGCGCCCCAGAAGAGGTACATCAGAAACTCAAGTCCGAATTGTTAACGGATTTTTGCGAAGTGTACATTCCCATGGCCCCCGATGTATACACCTACGGAGTGCCCGCAGGCATTAGCCTTGTGCGCGGAGACGTTGTATGGGTTCAGTTTGCCACCCGTAAAAAGCCGGCCCTCGCCGTGGTCTCTAAAGTCCACCAGGACCGCCCCAAGTTTGACGTGCGCCCCGCTTACCCGCACCAGTCCGGTTACCGTTTTAGCGAACGCTACATGGAAATGCTCGAATGGACGGCACGCTATTATATCAGCACGCCCATGAAGGCGCTGTTCGTGTTCTGGCCCAGCGATTTCGAGAAGTACCTGGATGCCTTAGCATTTGCAAAGGGGGAAGCCTCCCCCTCGCATGAGCCCCAAGGGTCTCCCGCTACCCCCTCTGCGGGGAGCCACCCCGCAACGCCCCCGAACGCTCCGGCGTTAACCTTAGAACAAACTAACGCATTCAACACGCTTTGCGAAGAACTGAACAAGACCGGTTTCCGTGGCGTATTGCTTCACGGCGTCACCGGTTCGGGCAAGACCCGCGTTTACCAGGAGCTCGCCCGCGAAGCCCTCAAGCAAAACAAGAAAGTTTTAATCCTCGTGCCCGAAATCGGGCTTACCCCGCAAACGCTCAAGCGCTTTGAAGATTTTCTGCAAGTTCCGATTGTGGTTTTGCACTCGGCGCTTTCCGCCCCCAAAAAGCGCGAAGGCTACGTCTCCATTTTGAAGGGCGATGCGCAAGTAGTTCTCGGCACCCGCAGTGCCATTCTTGCGCCGTTTGATTTCGACCTGGTGATTCTCGACGAAGAGCACGACACCTCCTTCAAGCAGCAGGATCCGGCGCCGCGCTACCACACCCGCGAAATGGCTTTCCATTTGGCGTACAAGTACGGCGCCCTCGTGGTTCTCGGAAGTGCCACGCCTTGCCTCGAGACATTCTATAACGCCCAGGCAAAAAATTTAAAGATTGTCTCGCTCAAGGAACGCGCCACGCAGGCGCCGCTCCCAAAAGTGCAAATCGTAGACATGGGCAAGATGCGCCAGCAAAAGGGAATTCTCCTATCACCCACGCTGCGCGAAGCTTTGACCGATTGCATTGAGCGGGGCGACCAAGCGATTATCCTCATGAACCGCCGCGGCTTTTCGAAGATGCGCGTGTGTACCGAATGCGGCGAGACGCTTTACTGCAAGCATTGCCACATTCCGCTCGTATACCACAAGCAATACCGATCGCTCATGTGTCACTACTGCGCCGCCCTTTACCCGGTGAACACACCGTGTAGCGCCTGCGGCGCCGAAACTTACGAGTTTGTGGGCGGCGCCATCGAGATGCTCGAAGAAGAAATTGCCGAATGGATTCCGAATGCGAAGGTGATTCGCATGGACCGCGACACCACCCAGAACGTGGGCGCCAGCGAAAAGATTCTCGATGCGTTCCGCAACCGCGAATACAACATTCTGATTGGAACGCAGATGGTCGCCAAGGGCCACGACTTTCCGGGCGTGCAATTAGTCGGGGTCGTTGGCGCCGATAGCGGGCTCGGCATTCCCGATTTCCGCTCCACCGAAAGGCTATTCCAATTGCTCAGCCAGACAGCAGGGCGCGCGGGTCGTGCCGGCGGCGAAGGCCAAGTGCTTATCCAGACGCTCAAGCCGTCTGAACCCATCATGAAATTTGCCGTGAATCACGACTTCAACGGATTCGCGAATAAAGAAATGGAAGACCGGCGCGCCGCCTTCTACCCGCCCTTCTGCAAGCTTGTAGAAATCAGCTGCGGCAGCCGAGACGAAGACTTGTTGCGTCACACCGTCGAACGGCTCGAAGCCCTTCTCCGTGCGAACAAGAACCTCATGGTGCTCGGCCCTGTGGATGCATTCGTGCCCGTCGTGCAAAACGTACATTGGGCAAAGCTCTACATCAAGACACAAGACCTCGCCCCCGTCCGCAAAATTCTGCATCCCATCATAAACGCACCCAAGCCCTGGGTGCAAAATGTGGAGATTAAGGTAGAAATCGAATAA
- a CDS encoding phosphotransferase: MIEDISEKRWFMGKGRPIHSIEKLDSLPLGGTKVSIVQVLFENGERDYYCVIEDESKIGAVLAEYFGPKFPKETLLHAQPLNAEQSNSAFYSKGEFFFKLYRRLQVGEHPEAEILKHLSQKTAQGLPKIAPDFYSDFSYTKDGETRTLGILEEHIPDAQNAWDLMVRTPNEITQSGSQIFFADAAFELGRTTAQMHKALKDLEGTPAQAEEIPFDKLIGLLKANGKDDLVPIIQKKQFLFQQKKEIPDLIRDDKQNARALTPQRIHGDYHLGQLLYKDGKFIVLDFEGEPTRTLKYRRRLRSPAADIAGMLRSFAYASAVRGEKEFEQVTAEAFLQGYSRESGISVSQLKEEASPYVLGKAIYEACYELEFRPDWFWIPERAITAP, from the coding sequence ATGATTGAGGACATTTCAGAAAAACGCTGGTTCATGGGCAAAGGCCGCCCCATCCATTCTATCGAAAAACTCGACAGTTTACCCCTCGGCGGCACAAAAGTTTCGATTGTTCAAGTCCTTTTTGAAAACGGCGAACGAGATTACTACTGCGTCATCGAAGACGAATCCAAAATAGGCGCGGTACTCGCCGAATACTTCGGCCCAAAATTTCCAAAAGAAACCTTGCTGCACGCACAACCCCTGAATGCAGAGCAAAGCAATTCCGCTTTCTACTCCAAGGGTGAATTCTTTTTCAAACTGTACCGCCGTTTGCAAGTCGGCGAACACCCCGAAGCAGAAATTCTCAAGCACCTGAGCCAAAAAACGGCGCAAGGGCTCCCCAAAATCGCCCCGGATTTCTATAGCGATTTCAGCTACACAAAAGACGGCGAAACACGAACCCTCGGGATTCTCGAAGAACACATTCCTGACGCACAGAATGCTTGGGATTTGATGGTCCGCACACCAAATGAGATAACGCAATCCGGCAGCCAGATTTTTTTTGCAGACGCAGCATTCGAACTCGGGCGCACGACCGCCCAAATGCACAAGGCGCTCAAAGATCTAGAAGGCACGCCCGCGCAGGCCGAAGAAATTCCCTTCGACAAGCTCATCGGGCTCTTGAAGGCAAACGGGAAAGATGACCTCGTGCCGATTATTCAGAAAAAGCAATTCCTTTTCCAACAAAAAAAGGAGATCCCGGATTTAATCCGGGATGACAAGCAGAATGCAAGAGCACTCACACCGCAGCGTATTCACGGAGATTATCACTTAGGGCAGTTGCTTTATAAAGACGGCAAGTTTATCGTGCTGGACTTCGAAGGCGAACCCACCCGCACTCTGAAATACAGGCGCAGACTCCGCTCCCCCGCCGCCGACATAGCCGGCATGCTCCGCAGCTTCGCCTATGCCAGCGCCGTCCGCGGCGAAAAAGAATTCGAGCAAGTCACGGCCGAAGCCTTTTTGCAAGGCTACAGCCGTGAATCCGGCATTTCTGTATCGCAATTAAAAGAAGAGGCCTCGCCCTATGTACTGGGCAAGGCCATCTACGAAGCTTGTTACGAGCTGGAATTCCGACCCGACTGGTTCTGGATTCCAGAACGGGCGATTACAGCACCGTAA
- the queA gene encoding tRNA preQ1(34) S-adenosylmethionine ribosyltransferase-isomerase QueA, which translates to MESHNLSDYNFEFPKELIASRTAGKGKTRILHCPKDGGERHILKAPEIVDLFKPGDCLVVNNTKVIPARLYGHTLHGGEVETLLVQALIPAEDGSARYEAQVRPGKAFKIGRELDIAGVKTVVEDIKEDGARVLRFAVTPVELEAVMNREGHVPLPPYIDRPDDEDDKKAYQTIFAKYSGAVAAPTASLHFSEEMLEALKAKGVYVAEVTLHVGPGTFQNISVEDFTQHKMHGEHYELTKENADIINKAKREGGRIVTVGTTSTRVVETIADANGIVKAQKGVTHAFFYPGYRYKIVDGLLTNFHWPKSSLILLVSAFYGRENTLEAYKMAVENKMKLFSYGDGMLIL; encoded by the coding sequence ATGGAATCGCATAATCTTTCTGACTATAATTTTGAATTCCCCAAGGAACTGATTGCTAGCCGCACGGCGGGCAAGGGGAAAACCCGTATTCTGCATTGCCCAAAGGATGGCGGTGAACGCCACATTCTGAAGGCTCCTGAAATTGTGGATTTGTTCAAGCCGGGCGATTGCCTGGTCGTGAATAACACGAAGGTGATTCCGGCCCGACTTTACGGCCATACCTTACACGGCGGCGAAGTCGAAACGCTTTTGGTGCAGGCTTTAATTCCCGCCGAAGATGGCTCTGCCCGCTACGAGGCGCAAGTTCGCCCGGGTAAGGCTTTCAAGATTGGTCGCGAACTTGATATTGCTGGCGTCAAGACGGTTGTCGAAGACATCAAGGAAGACGGCGCTCGCGTGCTGCGTTTTGCAGTGACTCCGGTGGAACTCGAAGCGGTGATGAATCGCGAAGGCCACGTGCCGCTCCCGCCTTACATTGATCGCCCCGATGATGAAGATGACAAGAAGGCTTACCAGACGATTTTTGCGAAGTATTCCGGTGCCGTGGCCGCTCCGACGGCGAGCTTGCACTTTAGCGAAGAAATGCTCGAGGCCTTGAAGGCGAAGGGCGTTTACGTTGCTGAAGTCACGCTGCATGTGGGCCCGGGAACCTTCCAGAATATCTCGGTGGAAGACTTTACCCAGCACAAGATGCATGGCGAACATTACGAGCTCACCAAGGAAAACGCCGACATCATTAACAAGGCCAAGCGCGAAGGTGGCCGCATTGTAACGGTGGGTACCACGAGTACGCGTGTCGTCGAAACGATTGCCGACGCCAACGGTATTGTGAAAGCGCAGAAGGGCGTGACCCATGCGTTCTTCTATCCGGGTTACCGCTACAAGATTGTGGATGGCTTGCTGACCAATTTCCACTGGCCCAAGAGTAGCCTCATCTTGCTGGTGTCCGCCTTCTATGGCCGCGAAAATACCCTCGAAGCCTACAAAATGGCGGTTGAAAACAAGATGAAGCTTTTCAGCTACGGCGATGGAATGCTGATTCTTTAA